The nucleotide window TGGCGTTATCCACCACCGCAGCTAGAGTCATTCGAAATTCCACCAGTGATTATTCCTGAAGCAACGCCATTGTCACCAAATAGCTGTGGGAGTAATCTTAACCGGAAGAGGGTTCACTGCGATGATTCTAGTTCCAAAAGAGAGACCAAGTACCAAAGACTTCTCTTTCCTTGATTGTTGATGTAATCATATTTTCATTCAAGCATCAAGTATGTTTATGAAGAGttcatttttctttgtttctttccactgcaaaaaaaaaagcattggAGCTTGAATCCTTTTTCTCCCATGTGGAGGTTGTTGTAGTGGGTTCATGGACTGACCCGGTCCGGTTTAGAACAGGCCGGCCGCTAGAGCTTGAATTATTTCCTCTCATGTAAGGTTGTTATGGTGAGTCCAAAGGCTGATCCGGACCACCTTATGATCAGGTTAAGATCGTCCATAGATTGTTTGCAAGTTAAACAGCGTGGAGCTTCTGATTAGCTATGCAAAATTTTAGGTCCATCTTTTAAAGCTTTTAATCAATATTAAAACCGGCCGGGACTTAAAAACGGATTCAGGCTAAAATAGACTGGCCTGGCCTGGCCCTTTTCAACAATTCTATTCCCTTGTGTGTGTAAAAGAAGACAGAGAAAGTGTGCGAGGAAGACTTTAAGATGAAATGATGTGAGGTTGATGAGTGAATAGTGATTTGGATTTTTGGAACCAAACAAATCTGAATCAGTATCTTCTAAgaagatataaataaaaaataaaactaattttgtcaGCGACAATAACAGTTAGTTCTTGCCTATAGGCCGCATGTGTAGGAGGAGTCGGTGGAGCCTAAAGAAAAAAGTGTGTGAGGACCAATTTTCTTGGTTATGCTTTTTTGCACTATTCTTTTTGACTAATTTACCCATTAACcttattttttcaaatacaagATATTTTTAGCCTACTCTTAACATCAATGGAAAATCATTCACATAGGTTTCAAGAGCAAGAAAAAAAGTAGCAAACACAAAAGCATAACCAAATAATGAGTTTATGAAAGGAGAACGTAGCTTGATTACATAACGTACTTTTGTTTATATGAATCTTAACGACAATAAAATTCCCAACATTCCATGttaacaaacaaatcaaattcTTCAGAAATTATATCATGGAGAAGTTGATGAGTTTGTGTAAAGTTTGGTCAGCTTGCATAATCGAGTGGTTACTAGTGGGCCTAACACTATATGAATGAGCTTCAACAACTTTTCCGATCTAGTATGATATATTGAATTGTTGGGAGAAAATCtcacatattatattttttggatCTCGGCCTTGCGATCAATCGGGTCTGGCTGGTGCCGGTGATCAAACCCCCAAAAAACTAGTTGGTTGGATCTCAGCCCGATGTATACCTCTGAGTTATAAAAGAATATAATCCATGtaaaattttagtaattatGATTTTGTGTAGAATGTATAATTACTGCTGAAATTTTGTCTTTATAATCGttctataaaaatatagtaaaatatttcagacgaaaaaataaattgaagtattgtaaatgatttatttttgaTACGTAATATATTCAAACTAAAAGTATGTTTTTAAGAGAGGTTACAAGGAAGTATTGAACAGGCCAACTAAATACAAAACGAAAAGGTTGGATTCTGTAAACATTTTTCTTATGGGCTCTTAAACATTTTCAGAGGAAAAAAGAGATGTAAGTGTGATAGAAACAAACTTAAAAAGAAACGAGAAGCAAGAGAAACAACctctttatctttctttttcttgtcaaCAATGAATAGCAACCTCTTTTATCTTGTAGAAATAAGAAGAAAGGTAAATGGTGTTTCAATTTTTCGGATAATAATTGATTATGTGTTGGATGAATGATCCAAAATAAATGGAGTCGAGAGACCATTTATTTTTCGAATGTGCTTTCTCAGCGGAGGTTCTGCAGGGTACGATCAAAGGTCTGGTAATGGGAGTAACAGTTCAATGGTCGCCTTTGTTGCAATGTCTGGTCAATGGGTTCCAAGACATAACCACAACCTTCTTAGTTCGATATTGCTTTCAAGCAGTTGCGTATGCCATCTGGTATGAAAGAAACAAACGTCGGGTTGGAGAGCTTCCTCAAACTTCTTCTCGACTAACCACTCATTTGGATAAGCAAATTCGGAACAGGATCTCTTCATTGAGGAAGAAACCTGGAAGTAAATATGAGAAGACAATGGAGTTGTGGTTTGGGAGTCGTTGACTCTATCAAATTCTTCTATTTTCAAATTAtaggtttttattttctttgtcaaTAGAAAATAGCATAGCTTGTACAAAGATTTTTTGAagtgaataaatttaaaattctttcaaaaaaaaaaaagaatgatccAAAATAAAAGAATAGAAATAAAAAGTTGTTGTTTGATGAATAAGATGAACAGAAATCTGTTGGGTTGGCCCAAACGGAATTCCTTCGAGTATTTCAAACCCACTTTACTATATgactctttaaaaaaaataacaaatccggcgcattattttttttttgggtgggtTTACATCTGTTTTGATATCTAGTATGAGTTcaacttcaatttttttttttgaaaaagttcaACTTCATGATAAAGAAATAAAGCATGCACGTAAATCTAACAAGAATCATCTTCATGCACGAGTTTTTATTCTATTTCAGCTTTCCAACAAAGAAAGAGAAAGCATATAGTTTAAACTTTTCTACAATTGCAAGTTAATGCTCGAATCTAATcatatagtatatttatatCTGTTCCTCAAAAAGATGCAAAgtgaagtttatcataaatgtGTTTGCATATTCAGAAGGGATGTTGTTGCTTTGAACGTGGTCGTTTTTCTGGTTGAACAATGATTAAATATTGAAACAATAGCTTATCATTTATATAGCTTTACCTATCCCGTAAATATACGGCTTCCTCATGATGAATGTTCACTACAAGTAGGGAATGTAAAAATCTTATATACCACCTCACCATTCGGTTTTTAGGTTAGTCTCCATTCCAACTGTTTTTCTTGGATTTAATCTTTTAGAACTTGGAGAGAACATGTCCCAACTATCACCACATTGATCATATTAACTGGGACTGGACAATCGTTCCACCTCTTTCTCTCCTTCTCTGTTGACTTAAATTCTCGCCgctatcatatttttttcttctttctagtTTTGCATAGCGTTTCCTCTGTGATATTGATAGGTTTAGGAAGAGCTTGTTGGTAGGTTCCGGTTCAAGCGCGGTGTGGGTTGGTTCAGTAAGATTCATAGACAGAGGCTCTTTGTAGTTCTAGATTCTATGAAGACTAAAGCtgagaattttaatttttgcccGCAAGACTTGCTCCGTTTGAAGGCGAGCATATGCAGATCAAATCATTTGACATGTTTGTATTGCAGGACGAGTGCGGGTGGACAGactttttttctataaatttttttataaataatgaaatttataaaaatattaattagttattttgatatcttaaaatttaaaatacattttgtaAATTGGAGAAAGTATATAGTAGAAAAATCGTTAATTTTCTTTATAgttcatttattttgtttttctattaTGTAATCGactcaaaattaaatttaacaagatacaaatgtaAGAAAAACCAGAATTTAACTATTCGATAAATTTAGTTgaattgatgacaaaaaaaataaagtaaataaatttagttgaattggattttgaatgaaagttgacaaaagaaaagaagaagacatgaCCGAATAAGAATCACTGTTGATTTTCAGAGTTtcattacaaaacaaaagaatgctGTGTCTGAAAATAAGGTAAAAGTCACTAAAGTCCAACTCTTTCTCtcttcactctctctctctctctccctcactGTTACTGTCGTCTCGCTGTCTCTCCATTAATCTCCACACCttcgaaaaaaaaatctttcattGCAGAAtctcacctctctctctctctctctctctctctctctctctcatctctctctctctctgctctcATCCTCGAATTTTCATTGGTCTTCTTGATCCTTAAGGCTTAAGCTAGTACAGTAAGGAATCTTTGTCTTTTTCCCctttttctctttctcctttcttCCTCCAAATTGATAGATCTGATTTCAAATTGAGGTAATGACAGAGACAATGTTGGAGTTTCCCAATTAGGCGTTTTCTTTTTGGGTCTTGTGTAAGAAAATGGAGGGGAGGATGAAGAAGTACAGAGAAGGAGTGAGTCCAGAGAGAGCAAAAGTGTGGACAGAGAAATCACCAAAGTACCATCAGAAGATCAAGAAAGTCCAAATTGTTTATTACCTCTCCAAGAATCGTCAGCTCGAGCATCCTCACTTCATGGAAGTCTTGCTTTCTTCTCCCAATGGCTTATACCTCAGAGGTAGTTTTAACAATCATTCTTTTCCacaattcaatatttttatttttgtgtaggaATCTTGAAGAATCATTTTGATTGCAGATGTTATAGAGAGGCTTAATGTTCTTAGAGGTAGAGGCATGGCTTCTATGTATTCTTGGTCTAGTAAAAGgtatttaattaataacttaCTTTCTCTTGAGAATAGTTTTAGATATTTCAATGTTTTCTTGATTTGTTACCTGTAGAAGCTATAGGAATGGTTTTGTCTGGCATGATTTATCAGAAGATGACTTGATTCTACCTGCTCATGGGAATGAGTATGTTCTTAAAGGCTCTGAGATTATTGACCAATCCACCACAGATCACTTTAGCAGCCCAATTGAGAATTCAGCAACACAAAACATGAAGCAGATAGTTGTGGAGCCACCACCATCATCAAGAAGCATGGAtgattcctcttcctcttcGAGTATGAAGGGGACTAATAAGCATTCTCATTCCCAAGAAGATGATGAGCTTTCTCCTCCAGCTCTCCGTTCTGTCTCCTCTCCTGATTCTCGAGACGCCAAGAActcctcttcttcttggtgTTTAGCTGAGTACAAGGTGTACAAGAGCGAGGGACTCGCCGATGCTTCTACACAAACAGATGAAACTGTCAACAAACCTGTAGAGACCTTAAGTAGAGGCGTCTCAACCGATGAAGCTCTCTCATCAGAATCTGAATCAGGCGAGCCttcttgtgaagaagaagggAAGGAGATAGAGGAGAGTGGCGAAACATCGAGAAACTCAGTCTCTCCACCTCCAGTTTCCAGCAGGACTGATACATTGGAGTCTCTTATAAGAGCTGATGTCACTAAGATGAACAGTTTTAGGATTCTTGAACAGGAAGACGTTCGAATGCCGAGGCTTAGAGCCTCCAACGTGCTGATGCAGTTGATATCTTGCGGTTCGATATCGGTCAAGGACAACAAGTTCGGTCTTGTGCCTACTTACAAACCCAAGTTTAGCCACTCCAAGTTTCCTTCGCCTTTCTTCTCCTCCTCGGCGTTTATGATGGGAGGAGATGTTGACCGTTTGTCTGAAACTCCGAGTCTGATGAGCCTGAGGCTAGAGGAGAAAGAGTATTTTAGTGGGAGCTTGGTGGAGACAAAGCTACAGAAGAAAAATGCTGCTGATGGGAACTCTTCTCTTAAGCGTTCTTCATCTTACAATGGTGACAGGTAGATTGCATGCTTCTGTTTAATGTTAAGACAGGTTCTTGTTTTCTGAAAATGTTTTAAACTTTCAGGGCTTCAAAGCAGATGGGTGCAGCAGAGAATGGAGACTCGAAGCCGGGTTGTTCTAAACACATTCCACGCTCGAGaaaggcttcttcttcttctgtgatGAGAAAGCAACAGCCACGTAGCGAGTCAATGAGATCTCCTGTGTTAGTAAAGACTACCAAGAGCATTCCTAGTCCCTCTAAGACGTCTGATGTTTGCTGTAAAAGAATGACCGAATCTTTGGTGAAGCCTGATTCttttaaagaagaagaatcagagaAGGTGATCAAGATTGAGGAAAGGTAAAACATATAAACATTCTCTTGTTGGCTTTTTTGTACAAAATGTTGATAGTAACATCTCTTCTATTGATTCATTTTAGATTTGGTTGATTGATGAAAATCTTTATGTTACTTGAACAGGCTTGCTTCAGGAGCGCGTGTTATAATTGAATCTAAAGTGCCTCCAAGCAGTTCATGAGGAGCTGCTCTAACCAAGTTTAAAAGGCATGTTTTGAAAAACAATTgaaatggaagaagaagaagacccttttttgtttagttttgtttttttggcgGGAACATTCTCCATTTGATTGTGTTTTGATTGTAAATCTGGAAAGGTGGTATGAGAAAAAGGTGGTGAAAAAGTTTCATAAAAAGCCTACAAAAGATCAGAGAGCACTTTAAATGTTTGGGCCATTGGGCAGTGTAAAGATGTAAGTAAAAATTTGAGAGAAACGAAATCTGGAGGCAAAAGGGTATTTAATGTGTTGATGTGAGATGAGTTGATGGACCACTGTTACTGATTGGTATGGTCAATTGTTAGGTTTGTTTGTTAGTAGTTCCAATGCCATCTCGGTTTTCAAAATGTAATCGGAAAGTTACAGTTATCTGAGTATCAGACACACCACTTCAATTTTATGTTTCATCATTTACccagttttttctttctttctaaagATGTGAATGGCTATAGCAAATGTAGTTTTGTTTTTTAAGATGTGAATGGTCATTGCaaaattgattttgtttttctaaagACCTGAATGGTCATAGTACAGGTCtaaaaatataacttaataTGCTGTAGATCtcattctaaaaatatatactggTTTTCGGATATAGAACttcctaaaaatatattttttccattttataataaatatcatttagatACATTTCATGCAAAttaaaaaactaacaaaatatactaatttactttttttattgtatatgtatttaaacaaaaatgatttaattaaatatatgttggttatttaaaaaaaatgaaaaggagATTTAATGTGAAAATTTACATTGAAGATGTAGAATGacattttttgaaataaataaaaaactaaaatgaagCTCTTTATGAAACATGTGGAATAATATATTGTTAATGCTTGCACACTAATTATTTATGCATATATTTGTTTTGGAATGTTCAAAAAaactcatttgttttttttggttagtAAAGCTTCTTCATATGTTTGATTTGTCtctttgaaaaagaaaacatttgtcTGGGAGCTTATAGTCCAGTGGCAAGGATAAGGATTTGAGCAACACATTTCAAATTCGATCCATCTGTCATGCGAAACAGACACTTTACATGaatatgaatttttgtttttggccTATTTGAATATCCAGAAAGAAAATTTATCTATAGACTGTACTTCCTCTTAGAGATTAGTCTCGGCTCTTGTATAGGTGTGGATACTTCAAGATTAATCATAAAAAAACAGGTGATTTCTCTTAAAATCCGACACCTGAAAGGAATCATTAGTTGATCGTTCTTTTTTCTGTCGAGACGTGATAATATATCATACACCTTCGTAAGTTCCATTGTTTGTATAACAGCTAATTTTTCTTCTCAACGACCAAGACTTCATATATTGTCTTTCTTTATTCTGTGCATTTGAGTTTGTTGTGACATAAACGAAAGCAAAAATGCGTTGAACAGGCTTCTGCATTAAGTAAGTTAAACAAATTAGTTGCGATAAATGAGTTAACAATGACAATGCTATTAATATTTTGTCGACGTTGGAGCGGGttcagtttataaatataaacattatCTTGACAAAAAAACTAGTTCTCGATAAGTATTTAACcaccaaaatatttaaacttttataATACAAGTAGATTTTGTTATTATGTCGACAGTAACATAGTAACAGGCACCTTCAATACGGCCTGATCGATTTTAATATACCAAAATCCGTAGGAATATTTTATTCTTGTTTTTAGTAAACTAGATGCAATAAGTTACTGACAATATATTAGGTGATAAAATATGTGTGTAAATAATAAAACTACTATACACTTGCTacgtaaaataattataagaaattGGATAAGATCTTAAAATTTTTGATCCCTGAATCTAACCGAACAGTCTATATATGTTTGTATATTTCCCGTttgtttcaattttaatttgattatgGCCGAATTAGAAGCTAATTATATGAATAAAGCTATATATAAGTCAATGAATAAACCATATATAAAAGGCTTATCAACCATCATAAACTATGTTCTAAGTCAATGAATCTATTCATTAAGTTAAACTCATTATTGAATATCTCAATtcttaaacaataaaaaatcttTGTTTGTATTTTCATACATTTTGCATATTAGCCTATATTTTTCAGCTTAGATTCTTTTTTCACACCAAAAAACGAATGGAAATTCATTATTGATTTATTTCTATAGTTTTATTGCTTTCAAGTTTCAAGTTAAGCTAAATATAAGTCAAtgaataaactatatataaaaggCTTATCAACCATCATAAACTATGTTCTAAGTCAATGAATCTGTTTATTAACTTAAACTCATTATTGAATATCTCAATTCTTAAACAATAAAAACTCtttgtttgtatttttcatAGATTTTGCATATTAGCCTATATAGTGTTTTTCAGCTTAGATTCTTTCCGCTTTCACACCAAAAAGCGAATGGaaattcaattatttatttatttctatagTTTTATTGCTTTCAAGTTTCAAGTTTCGTGTTTGTGAGATTATGAGGGTTATTTACTCCATTACAATGTGATTGCCCTTTTCTATCTTAAGAAAAAGGGTCCAACTTGCTTATTATATTCAAAAGTTAGTTGTCATGCAATACGACAAAAGCAATCATTAACTGGAATCAATTTAGAATGATTTTATATAATCGGCCTTTCTTCAATTAAAAAATACTCCATCGTCATGCATGACATTATCAAGACAACGAAATGaacacaaaataaaactaaCCTGTTTGAGTTGTGAATGGTGCATTAGAATGTGGTGCggttttaatcaatttttgaaaatcACTTGTTTTACTTAATTcaacaaaagtaaaaatgttGCGCACTTAAAGGTTAagaatagaaaaataaagagttttatTGGTATTATTATGCAGTTGATAAGTGTAAACAAAAGATGGAtgttgacaagaaaaaaaagatggatgttgacaagaaaaaaaaagatggatgGATTGATTTGGTTTGATCTACTCATTGGATAACAACACAACACATCATAAACGATCCATTTTTAATGTGTCCATGGCACAAACAAGTTGAGCAGTTACGCGAGCTGGTTTAAAGTGGATTCGATCTGTATTTCTAGATATGGTAGGTTGTAGCTTAAAGGTAGTCGAATAAGGATGCATGTTATATATTCATGCCTGACTTAAAATGACACAATTTATCTATAATCGGAGGTATTGGTAAAAATCACAAGTGACAGAAGAAACTTTTTTATCATCTGCTTTTTTGACCCAAAATTTGCATAATAATCCCAATTTAATTATGATTACAGATTATTTTATAAGCGTCTACATCAatgcattttattttaattactctgataaaaaaaacactagaaaacatagatataaacTCACTTTGTCTGTCTTTCATTGTCAGAAACTTCTAAAGAGTCTTCTCTTCCTTCTTCTGGACAAGATACAGacaaaaaacacaaaaagaTAATGAAAGGAAGAGTCATAGCTCTTACAAACCTTAACGACCTCGAACTACACAACTTCTTGGTCGATCCAAACTTCGATCAGTtcataaatctcataagaggaGATGATCAAACCATCGAACACCCACCTCTTGATTTCGACCTCGGTGG belongs to Brassica rapa cultivar Chiifu-401-42 chromosome A07, CAAS_Brap_v3.01, whole genome shotgun sequence and includes:
- the LOC103829712 gene encoding protein UPSTREAM OF FLC gives rise to the protein MEGRMKKYREGVSPERAKVWTEKSPKYHQKIKKVQIVYYLSKNRQLEHPHFMEVLLSSPNGLYLRDVIERLNVLRGRGMASMYSWSSKRSYRNGFVWHDLSEDDLILPAHGNEYVLKGSEIIDQSTTDHFSSPIENSATQNMKQIVVEPPPSSRSMDDSSSSSSMKGTNKHSHSQEDDELSPPALRSVSSPDSRDAKNSSSSWCLAEYKVYKSEGLADASTQTDETVNKPVETLSRGVSTDEALSSESESGEPSCEEEGKEIEESGETSRNSVSPPPVSSRTDTLESLIRADVTKMNSFRILEQEDVRMPRLRASNVLMQLISCGSISVKDNKFGLVPTYKPKFSHSKFPSPFFSSSAFMMGGDVDRLSETPSLMSLRLEEKEYFSGSLVETKLQKKNAADGNSSLKRSSSYNGDRASKQMGAAENGDSKPGCSKHIPRSRKASSSSVMRKQQPRSESMRSPVLVKTTKSIPSPSKTSDVCCKRMTESLVKPDSFKEEESEKVIKIEERLASGARVIIESKVPPSSS